A DNA window from Arachis duranensis cultivar V14167 chromosome 3, aradu.V14167.gnm2.J7QH, whole genome shotgun sequence contains the following coding sequences:
- the LOC107481137 gene encoding LOW QUALITY PROTEIN: CRS2-associated factor 2, chloroplastic (The sequence of the model RefSeq protein was modified relative to this genomic sequence to represent the inferred CDS: inserted 2 bases in 1 codon), translated as MVVVVALSPSPSPLSGGNLFSSLPSTPPPTPPHPSSTPQPPIPIPKYPPXFEFQFSYSETPKEKPIAIREPAFLPFAPPTMPRPWTGKAPLKSKKDKEKKVRLLESLNPPRPDTNGVKQLEMAKPLKLGQYSRDGKSREEILGDPLRKWEIRMLVKPMVSDNRQVNLGRDGLTHNMLELIHSHWKRSPVCKIRCKGVPTVDMKNVCHHIEDKTGGKIILRVGGVVYLFRGRNYNYSTRPLYPVMLWKPAAPVYPKLIQAAPGGLTKSEAEELRLKGKSLLPICKLAKNGVYTSLVKDVREAFEGSPLAKIDCKGLEPSDYKKLGAKLKDLVPCVLLSFDDEQILMWRGKDWKSMFPQPPPLSRPSEAGITGNSDSTGETEDDNQSEHEGNVVNTSPKMLSLWKRAIESSKALLLDEFNLGPDALLEKVEEFEGVSQAVEHSYPALILSNENDAKGSIASFEDDIEDSYSSQDGLATEDEGDVDNDDDFLEDDLFDVVDSSAEPGSLPIDFVVNKLKPKLEE; from the exons ATGGTAGTAGTAGTAGCATtatcaccatcaccatcaccactTTCAGGGGGAAACCTCTTCTCCTCACTCCCCTCCACACCACCACCGACGCCCCCTCACCCTTCTTCCACCCCCCAACCACCAATCCCTATCCCCAAATATCCCCC CTTCGAGTTCCAATTCAGCTACTCCGAGACCCCGAAGGAGAAGCCCATCGCCATCAGGGAGCCGGCGTTCCTGCCATTCGCCCCGCCCACGATGCCGCGGCCGTGGACGGGGAAGGCCCCGCTGAAGAGCAAGAAGGacaaggagaagaaggtgaGGCTGCTGGAGTCATTGAACCCGCCGCGTCCCGATACCAATGGGGTGAAGCAGTTGGAGATGGCGAAGCCATTGAAGCTTGGTCAATACTCCAGGGATGGGAAGTCGAGGGAGGAGATACTCGGCGACCCCTTGAGGAAATGGGAGATAAGGATGCTTGTTAAGCCTATGGTCTCTGATAATCGCCAGGTTAATCTCG GAAGGGATGGATTAACACATAACATGTTGGAGTTGATACATTCGCATTGGAAGCGTAGCCCTGTCTGTAAAATTCGTTGTAAAGGGGTTCCAACTGTAGATATGAAAAATGTCTGTCACCACATTGAG GATAAAACAGGGGGGAAAATAATTCTTAGAGTTGGTGGTGTTGTTTATCTTTTCCGTGGAAGAAACTACAACTATAGTACACGCCCACTGTATCCAGTGATGCTCTGGAAGCCTGCTGCACCTGTTTACCCAAAACTTATACAAGCTGCTCCAGGAGGATTAACAAAATCTGAAGCTGAGGAACTACGTCTGAAAGGGAAAAGTCTTTTGCCAATATGTAAATTAG CCAAAAATGGAGTCTACACTTCGCTTGTAAAGGATGTCAGAGAGGCTTTTGAAGGAAGCCCTTTGGCGAAGATTGACTGCAAGGGACTGGAGCCTAGCGACTACAAGAAATTAGGTGCCAAGCTTAAG GATTTGGTTCCTTGTGTTCTGCTGtcttttgatgatgaacaaatatTGATGTGGAGAGGCAAAGATTGGAAATCAATGTTCCCACAACCTCCTCCACTTTCTCGTCCTTCAGAAGCTGGCATTACAGGGAATTCGGACAGTACAG GGGAGACTGAAGATGATAATCAATCTGAACATGAGGGCAACGTGGTGAACACAAGCCCAAAAATGTTGTCTCTGTGGAAGCGTGCAATCGAGTCGAGCAAAGCTTTGTTGCTGGATGAGTTCAATCTTGGTCCTGATGCCCTCTTGgagaaggtagaagaattcgaaggGGTTTCGCAGGCCGTGGAGCACTCCTATCCAGCATTGATTTTATCTAATGAGAATGATGCTAAAGGTTCAATTGCAAGCTTTGAAGATGACATAGAAGACAGCTATTCCAGTCAGGATGGCTTGGCTACTGAA